CCTCGCTAAGCTTCCTCAGGAAGTCGTAGTGATTTGGAATGATGGTCCCAGAGTGCAGGAGCTTTTCAAAAAGCTTTGGGATGAGTTCGGAAGATGGGATAGAGGTAAGGGAATGACCGTATGGATCGGATATGGCTATGTTCTCGCGTCCAAGAAGTGCCATGTTATCGTATCTCACGACTGTGATATCTTAACTTATAAAAGGGAACTTTTAACGAGGCTTTGCTATCCCATAGCGAATCTGAGATTGAATTTTGAGTTCTGTAAGGGGTATTATGCTCGCGTGACCAATAAGCTTCATGGCAGAGTTGCTCGTCTCTTCGTAACTCCGCTTATAAGGGCTTTAATGGAAATGCTTGGGAGGATCGATTTTCTGGTATTCCTCGATAGCTTCCGCTATCCGCTCTCTGGGGAGTTTGCAATGACCGCTGAGCTTGCGAGGAGGATAAGAATCCCATCCGATTGGGGGCTCGAAATTGGAGTTCTCGGTGATGTATACAGGCTCTGCACCTTAAGAACCATATGCCAGGTTGATATATCCGATAATTATGATCACAAGCACCAAATTCTTGACCCCAATGATCCCAAGAGAGGTCTCCTTAAGATGGCTATAGATATAGCCAAGATGCTTTTCAAAAGCCTGGCCTGTAGGGGAATAGTCTTTTCTGATGGATTTTTTAAAACGCTTAAGGCGACCTATCTAATGGAGGCACTCGCTGCTATAAGAAAGTATCAGAACGATGCTCTTATAAACTCGCTTGAATTTGATGTGCACTCGGAGTCGATCGCCGTTGAGAGCTTCTCAAAAGCGATTGATATAGCCGGTGAGGAGATCTTAAGGGACCCGATGTCCTCCCTGATGATACCCAGCTGGAGCAGGGTTTTATCCGCTATGCCCGATTTCTTCGATAGGCTTCTTGAGGCGGTTGAGGAGGATAAGAAGATATAGTGAGCGATAAAGAACTTCTTGAGGAGGCTAAGAGGGTATTAGAACTTGAGGCTAAGGAGATACTGCGCTTGAGAAATAGGCTCGGTGAGGAAGTGGTTAGGGCGGCAAAACTTATCCTTTCCTCAACGGGACGTGTAGTGGTTATGGGCATGGGAAAATCGGGCTTAATAGGCAGGAAGATATCTGCTACCTTATCATCGTTAGGAACGCCCTCTTTCTTTCTTCACCCTGCTGAGGCATTGCACGGCGATCTTGGTATGGTTAGGAAAGAAGACGTAGGACTGATCCTATCAAACAGTGGTGAAACGAGGGAAGTTCTTGCTGTTATTCCCTATCTCAGACGCATTGGGTCCCGGATAATAGCTTTCACTGGTAGGAGAAACTCCACGCTTGCTAAGGAGGCAGACATCGTTTTAAACACGTTCGTTGAGAGGGAAGCTTGTCCCTTGGGATTAGCTCCAACATCAAGCACTGCAGTTATGCTGGCTCTCGGGGATGCTTTGGCAGTTCT
Above is a genomic segment from Synergistota bacterium containing:
- a CDS encoding glycosyl transferase, which encodes MSDFFQNGVITTLHRLKRDNEDMLIKELLKYREYNPIALVLPSLFSEFEGPALPNIIEELSTASYIDLVVLSLDRADKEQFRYVKRFLAKLPQEVVVIWNDGPRVQELFKKLWDEFGRWDRGKGMTVWIGYGYVLASKKCHVIVSHDCDILTYKRELLTRLCYPIANLRLNFEFCKGYYARVTNKLHGRVARLFVTPLIRALMEMLGRIDFLVFLDSFRYPLSGEFAMTAELARRIRIPSDWGLEIGVLGDVYRLCTLRTICQVDISDNYDHKHQILDPNDPKRGLLKMAIDIAKMLFKSLACRGIVFSDGFFKTLKATYLMEALAAIRKYQNDALINSLEFDVHSESIAVESFSKAIDIAGEEILRDPMSSLMIPSWSRVLSAMPDFFDRLLEAVEEDKKI
- a CDS encoding KpsF/GutQ family sugar-phosphate isomerase; its protein translation is MVSDKELLEEAKRVLELEAKEILRLRNRLGEEVVRAAKLILSSTGRVVVMGMGKSGLIGRKISATLSSLGTPSFFLHPAEALHGDLGMVRKEDVGLILSNSGETREVLAVIPYLRRIGSRIIAFTGRRNSTLAKEADIVLNTFVEREACPLGLAPTSSTAVMLALGDALAVLLAKMRGLREEDFALVHPDGSLGRKLLLRVEDLMHTGREIPMVSEKTLLKDALFEMTSKGFGTILVEREGRLVGILTDGDLRRLLERFGYALLDKSVGEVMIHNPKRIAPEKLAAQALALMEKHEISVLPVVDRDNKIAGIIHIHDLLKAGIA